The following is a genomic window from Salmo salar chromosome ssa23, Ssal_v3.1, whole genome shotgun sequence.
AAACAAAATCAAACAGATTCCACTATTGTTACTCATGCTAATGTTGTTTACGACAAATTGGTGGGAGGGAGTTATTGAACTTTGAAGGAGTGGGAGTTCGTTTTTGTGATGTTATtttggttttgttttgttttagttaACTCTACTTAATAGTATGGAGTTTCCTTTTGTCACCCCATACAGTTGGTGGCGACAATGCTCCAAAAATATTGGATCCAAATCGCCGTAAAACCCCACCGACGAAGAAGAGTTCTGGCCAATCAGCAAAGGATTCTGAGGAGAGCGACATACTCCCGCCAAATCTGACTGACGACGGGCGCGAGGCAGCAAGGAGATCCAAAGGGAGCGTGTGTGAGATGCGGAAGGAATAACATGTAGCTACTTAGTCTTAAAAATAGTAAAACCCTGTCAACTGTAAAGTATATTTTGCAGAATAACAGTGTTACTCTGGAAGACCTGTCAATATTGCGACATCATATGGTTTTGTTATATTGCCACTGTTTTCCACTCAAGGATATCGAAAGTGAGGGGAAGTCTCGGATGGTGATGCTGGCGACGGAAGATCCATCCGTGGACGGGCATTTAGCATCCACTCCACGGAGGAGAGGTAGCGACGATATTTATATTTTAAACTTTCAAATGTTTTTGGAATTTAGTTATatacttttaaattattatttacctTTCAGTTTGCCTATGGCCACATAGTCAACACAAACTTCTGCCTTAATACTTTAGCTAGCTACTATAACTAGCTAAAACGTCAGTAAGGTTAATTACTAAGTTAGTTACTGTACAGTACactaactgttatagtagatagctAACGTTAACGAATTAACGTTTTTATTAGCCAACCCCTCATAACATTTCCAAGTAAGTAGTGAAGTGTAAAATGTGGGTTTATGTTAGCTTGAACTTCACCTAGCTTCTATAGCTAACTATATGACCAATATTTTCTGAAATGAATCTAACGTTACTGTAacttagttagctaacgttaatcTTTATAGTTAACTATTCCTCAgccagctaacttagctagctaatctAGTTAGAGTTGGTGTCAACCTTGCCAGCCTGCTGCTTGCTAGACACCCCATGGCCttcagctaactaacgttagcaagcAAGCAAATGTGCACCGAAATGATTGAACAGTGTATTGGTAGTTTTTCTCACCAGCTTGTTGATAACAGTTAACGTTATTCGGAAAATATAATTTCAATTAGACATTGAGTTACAACACTGCCCGCTCGACAGCTAGAACCATTGACAATGGTTCATTTAATGGTCAATGGCATTGTACTTCTGCATTTACTGATAAAGTCAAAGTGCATTGTAAGACAAAGTCCATCTAACGTTAGCTATGAGGGGGGATGGTTGTGGGGTTGTTGTCATCTTATCTCCCTCACTTTGCCACCCATACCTGTAACCAAAACAATCAACCCTAGCAATGCCAACAATAAGCTTGTTTGGGGTTACTTTAACGAACGGAATTTGTTTATTTTACTTTGTGGCTAACCCTGTTCTCACCACCGTTAGAGCTGTGAGTGTAGCCACAGCCGGGCTTTTACACTTGGCTTATATTCACCGAATGGCGGGAGAGAAAAGCAAACACCTCGCTATACTTAGCCCGATGACTTGTGCCGTCTCCTAGGTTTTTTTATTTGTGAACCACCGACTTGATTCGCTATTATGTAGCAAATTGAAATtcagttttttacattggataaaagtagcgactcagagctacaaaattgtatatcatacactgcatatgagaaacaatgggaaagtaattctgctttgaaagttgataaaccccaacttttgagaaaatgttccttaaatgttttggtaaacctactggagagctcttttgTGTACAATTCAGCATTATTCACacccttagccccacccatctttttaaggattcacatttgaggtcatgtgctaaaggCCATGTAGTGTGGTAAAAAGTAGTAGTCTACAGTAAGGAAAAAatccaggtaaacagaaagtgtccagataaaaatatttaaaaaaattagatgatgcttacccagacacGACAGACGGTGTAAACAGTACAGCGTAAtgattacttgcatagtagcaatatcaaaaatagaTTGTGTCAATATAAAGGGGAAAAAAGTGTCAATGCCAGTAGAGAAAGAACAAAATAATATACGGTATGTACAAAAACAATATCATAACATTATCGgtgatactggtgatagatgaggtagttatatgcatacaatcagcGGTAAAGAGGCTGAGCagtaggataaaaaaaaaaaaatgattgtaGCAGCAATGTATGGCGTGTGTGTAAGGAGAGAGTCATGTGAATGTCcatagaggcactgcagatagtgctgaaGACTGGGAACtcactaacattaggctataactaactTGCTGAGATATTACTACGCAGGTCATACGCGCAATGTTAGCTATcgagccagccatctaacgtcagctagctagctaacagtacgctttaccTTGATGTCTTTTGTTTAGCCATGTAGAGTACTTGTTTTGACATCCCAATCCATtgagtactagcaatacaaacaaactgattgtcatagctagctaaacttaaccaattagctaactagctattattTAACCtatctaacattaggctataactagcaatgcaaattgcTTTCTGagatattactacacagatcatacacttaacgctaatgttagctagcgagccagccactTAACTTCAGTTAGCCAGCTAAGTAAGCTTTAACTtccaatgaaaacaactttctgacaaaatttgaaACGTATAGTATCTGAAattgtagctagactcttacccgtatacatcgaTGAATGCTTCATGGGagactgcaacccctttcattaaataagacgTCCTGTGTCGTTTCCGTTTTGTTTGTACAGCTTGCTTGCTTGGCCCGttgtcaagtcactctggttcgCACTGCAATGCCATAAGAATCATCAGATATTTCTCCTCTGTCACAGATgcaatggttgcccttagtttgaagatgtaatccaaagacaggtgttttatacaacagccttctgtgttctcttaaCGACTCCCTCTGCATTTGCAGACAAATGCCAGAATTATATCAATCTCTttatcatactctgcttctaccaaacattacactgatttcaaaactcgttcaacttcttccgtgacaacactgttgatcgccgtttcttccccatcactgtcatcagaagactctacaatgtctttgatgaaaatgtttttacctaaatcagggatttcctaatcgtctgattcattttcagtcAGAGTCAGCATGGTACGACCGTCATcctgaaagtagtccatcacaacttttttccACTGCCCTTTGTCGATATcgcctgataaattcagggcagcaatgttattgagTGCATTAGCAGCACATTTGCAGTTCTCCGTCGCTAATGTTATTTCTTTTGGAGAAAAAAActgcagtagaaaggattatctacacataatgagcagctcattttatagacagAAGATGCTAcacggcagaccaatccgaaactctctcggcatgtccggcccattcattatctcagccaatcatggctaccgGGAAGGTTCTTGTCTTTttatgtggctaaaccaactaggctcgtaatttaacaactttattcgtatttacagatggcatacaggtttgttattaaggcacgtgAAAGTTCAAAtcttccagaaggcatttctgcccaaaaaacgcattttgataataAAAAAATTCAATAAACATTCAAATGCCtttcctgtgaagtcgtgacttgcgacatacgcctagtttcctgaaacgagtcacatttgATTTAACATTATATTTGAATTGCAGTGGTAGTCACTTGATAAGTAAGTGGCAAGTCTAACTTACCCGTTTCCTAATTGACTGACATGGATTTAATATTACATTCCTTAAATAACATGGATGCATTTGTTAAACTAAGGACAAGCCTATAGCATGAATACAATTGAGTGGGGGGATAAAGCAGTTAGTATTTAAGTCATACAGTGTTGTGACTGTTTTTGTGGTTTGAAGATATGAAGGTACTGCACATCATTCTTTGTTCCAGTGACAGAGTTATGCAGCAATTAAAGTGACGCAACTTGTTTGCAACTGGAAATATTTCTGTATTGAAATACAGTCTGTTTGATGACTGAAGGATTGGTTGTGGTATTGTTGTCATCTTATCTCCCTCACATTGTTTTGGTTACAGGTATGGATGGCAAAGTCAAACCCAGCAATACCAATAAGAAGCTTGTTCAGGGTAAGTGAACCTCTCAGGTGTTTTGAATGCATATTACCGCCATATACTATTTGCCAGATATCTGCTCGACCGATGTCACAACTTCCCTTTACCTGGCAatagatacagtgggggggaaagtatttgatcccctgctgattttgtacgtttgcccactgacaaagaaaggatcggtctataattttaatggtaggtttatttgaacagtgcgagacagaataacaacaaaaatatccagaaaaacgcatgtcaaaaatgttataggagtgctcctaaccgcagcttgttacctgtaaaaaagacacctgttcacagaagcaatcaatcaatcagattccaaactctccaccatggccaagaccagagagctctccaaggatgtcagggacaagattgtagacctacacaaggctggaatgggctacaagaccatcggcaagcagcttggtgagaaggtgacaacatttggtgcgattattcgcaaatggaagaaacacaaaagaactgtcaatatccctcggcctggggctccatgcaagatctcacctcgaggagttgcaatgatcatgagaacggtgaggaatcagcccagaactacacgggaggatcttgtcaatgatctcaaggcagctgggaccatagtcaccaagaaaacaattggtaacacactacgccgtgaaggactgaaatcctgcagcgcccgcaaggtccccctgttcaagaatacatatacatgcccgtctgaagtttgccaatgaacatctgaatgattcagaggacaactggtgaaagtgttgtggtcagatgagaccaaaatggggcTCTtcgacatcaactcaactcgccgtgtttggaggaggaggaatgctgcatatgaccccaagaacaccatctccaccgtcaaacatggaggtggaaacattatgctttgggggtgtttttctgctaaggggacaggacaacttcaccgcatcaaagggacgatggacggggccatgtaccgtcaaatcttgggtgagaacctccttccctcagccagggcattgaaaatgggtcgtggatgggtattccagcatcacaatgacccaaaacacacggccaaggcaacaaaggagtggctcaagagaagcacattatggtcctggagtggcctagccagtctccagaccttaatcccatagaaaatctgtggagggagctgaaggttcgagttgccgaacatcagcctcgaaaccttaatgacttggagaagatctgcaaagaggagtgggaaaaaatccctcctgagatgtgtgcaaacctggtggctaactacaagaaatgtctgacctttgtgattgccaacaagggtttttcctacaaagtcatgttttgcagaggggtcaaatacttatttccctcattaaaatgctaatcattttataacatttttgacgtgagtttttcaggattttttgttgttgttattctgtctctcactgttcaaataaacctactattaaaattatagactgatcatttctttgtaagtgggcaaacgtacaaaatcagcaggggatcaaatacttttttcccccactgtaacagTAAAACTCCAGCCAACATGTTTAAAAAGGTCAAAGGTGATGCCAAATCTCgtaaatgtatgtttttaaacTGTAGTACTTTGTTTTAAGTTGTAATTGTGGCTGAAATGTTGTGTGCTGATATTTTGGCCAGGTCTCTCTTGTATAATAGATTTTTAATCTCAATGAGACTAACCTGGTAAAATAAACAATTAGGTGCTTTTATTTTGCTAAAGGAGAATGATGATACAAAGTGCTATCAAACTATAACAAACATAATTGAGATTCTAATTTAGTAAATTATATTACAATTAATCAAATTCTTTAATTTAGTGTCTTTGCTTTCATTGTTTTCCCaaatactttaaaaaataaattGGATTTAGTCCAACTTGAAAATCATTGATAATAAAGGGTATTTTCTCCTCAGCTCGCCTTCCATTTAAGCGTCTGAACCCAGAGCCAAAAGAGACCAGTGAACCCAAAATAACTCGTGCCCTACCCTGCCCAGAGCCTGGGCTCTCAGATGGGGAGAATGAATCTGAAAGTTCCCCGCTACCCATGCGTCACGGACCAGCACTGGTTAACGGCCGCGGACCCCTGGATGGATTCATGAGTCACAGCAGCCAAACTTCCCCAGACAAAATAATAGTTGTTGTTCTCACTGAGGACTTCAATTCAACTGACCCTCTAAAGCAGCAACCTGTGACACCCATTTCTGCCTCGTGTCCTCCCACCAAAAACAACCACCAGAGCAAAACCCTGAGTGCTGTAACGGCCACCAAAACAGATCACACTGCCAAAACAGGGCCCTTAGACTGCAAGGTGGGGGATGAacaggatggggaggaggagcaggaagggGAGGACACTGCATCAATCTCACAGCTAGATACAACACAGGGATCTGAcatagaggaagaagaagaggaagagtctGTCAACCCTGATATGTCCAGTCATGGGAATGGGTCCATGCTGTCTCCTTCATCCACCAGCTCTCTGTCAGCGGCCGAGAGCTCCCCAGAGGCTGCCAAGACGGAGAACAATCCTACTGTCGCGGTGAGTACTGACTCGCAAATCAGATTCAATAAACATTCAATGTCTGTCATCAGGAATCTTTGTGTAAATGTACACAGCAGGAAGCTTTTAAATTAATATGTGATCTATGTTACCTTCTCTCTTTCCAGGAGCCACATTCCACCCCTAAAATAGAGCAGAAAACAGTGAAAAGACGCTCTATAAAGGTATAATGAGCTGTGATAGATCACTTCTGTATTTCACTGCTAAGTGGCATAATTTTGCATCCCAATTACTATTTAAATATCTACATCTAAATACTTATCTGAAACTGAATTTATTTCCTCTCTTCATAGAGTTTGCAGGAGCAAGAGGAAAGGCTACACCAGCGCCAAGAGAGAGAGCGGCAGCGGGAGGAGGCTAAAGCTGTTAAAGAGAAGAAAAAAGAGGAGGCTCGCAaactgaaagaggagagagagagggaaagaaaggagaaaagggagaaagaagagcgtgaaaaaagagagagaaaagaaaaagaGGAAAAGGAAAAAGCAGAGAAATTAAGAGCGAAAGAGGAGCATCGCAAATCGAAGCAAGAGTGAGTGTTGCTTGATCGAAAACCACCTAGAGCTACAGATCTGAAATGTCTTGTTACTTTTATATTGACTTGACTGGAAACATTTGAttgaattttttttattattaaagcaaATGTAATCCTTGCAATTGAATTAAACGTGATATAATTTCCCCCAGGGCAAAACTTGAagacaagagaaagaaagaggaggagaaacggTTGAAAGAAGAGAAGGATGTGAGTTGATAGGGGATGTTTCTATTCTTTAAACTGAAATATAATATTTGACGGTTGACAATTGCCATGTCATTGTAACAGACCTGATAATACATCTGAAAATGTTCTATTCAGAGGCTCAAAGCAGAGAAAGCAGAGATAACACGTTTCCTACAGAAACCGAAGACTCCTCAGCAGGCCACAAAGGTAAGATAACTCTGACTGGATTGAAAAAGAAAACAAAATCTTAATCATAAAATAGTGGCATGCTAATTTAATCTGTAACTTTCCTTCCTTCTGTCCCTCCCACCTCAGACCCTTGTGTCTGCCTGTGGAAAGTTTGCTCCATTTGAGATAAAGGAGCACATGGGTCTGGCGCCGCTGACCCGGGTCCAGTGTGAGGAGGCAGTCCTGGATGAACTGGACCGGTACCTGGCTAAACCTGATGGAAGCCTGCACGGCCTGAGGGACTGGACCAGAAATGAGCCCCGCCGATCAGGCCCAACCAAGCCCAGAAGCACAGACTCTATGAGGTGAGACCATCACACCCTAAAAATCACAATTGTTGCGTGGCCATGATGGCAACAATAGGTGATTTGAATTACTGAACTCTTGACATTTTGTGAAACTACAAAGAATCTGCGATTCCTACAGTAAAGAGGCTGTTTCTACATTGAAAAAAATACACAAatgcaacatttaaagtgttggtttcatgagctgaaaaaaagatcccagaaatgttacataagcacaaaaaccttatttctctcattttgtgcacaaatgtgtttacctccctgttagtgagcaataTCAAATAATCCATTCACATGaagggtgtggcatatcaagaagctgattaaacagcatgatcattacacaggtgcaccttgtgctggggacaataaaaggccactctaaagggtgcagttttgtcacacaatacaatgccaccgATGTTTTGGGGGAGTCACCtgtagttcggcgtcgtaaccgacttcagtggacaaatgaccagccacccggacagctgatgaaactggattTGCACATCCaaggaatttctgcacaaactgtcataaACCGTCTCAGGAATGCTCATCAGCGTGCACcatggtcttgacctgactgcagttcggcgtcgtaaccgacttcagtggacaaATGTTCGCCTTCTGTGACTctggaaaagtgtgctcttcacggattaatcctgGTTTCAACCGTACAGGGCAGATGACAggcagcgtgtatggcgtcatgtgggcgaggtgtttgctgatgtcaacgttgtgaacagaatgcACCATGATGCGGTTATATGGGAAGGCattagctacggacaacaaacacaattgcattttattgatggcaatttgaatgcacagataccgtgactagatcctgaggcccattgtcgtgccattcatccgctgccatcacctcatgtttcaacatgataatgcacggccccatgtcgcaaggatctgtacacaattcctggaagctgaaaatggcccagttcttccatgacctgcatactcaccagacatgtcacccattgagaatgtttgggatgctctg
Proteins encoded in this region:
- the LOC106584399 gene encoding chromatin assembly factor 1 subunit A isoform X2 encodes the protein MVMLATEDPSVDGHLASTPRRRGMDGKVKPSNTNKKLVQARLPFKRLNPEPKETSEPKITRALPCPEPGLSDGENESESSPLPMRHGPALVNGRGPLDGFMSHSSQTSPDKIIVVVLTEDFNSTDPLKQQPVTPISASCPPTKNNHQSKTLSAVTATKTDHTAKTGPLDCKVGDEQDGEEEQEGEDTASISQLDTTQGSDIEEEEEEESVNPDMSSHGNGSMLSPSSTSSLSAAESSPEAAKTENNPTVAEPHSTPKIEQKTVKRRSIKSLQEQEERLHQRQERERQREEAKAVKEKKKEEARKLKEERERERKEKREKEEREKRERKEKEEKEKAEKLRAKEEHRKSKQEAKLEDKRKKEEEKRLKEEKDRLKAEKAEITRFLQKPKTPQQATKTLVSACGKFAPFEIKEHMGLAPLTRVQCEEAVLDELDRYLAKPDGSLHGLRDWTRNEPRRSGPTKPRSTDSMRECIVIVKGPKPDGVPDRQHYGRMKLLQFRENYRPAYWGTWSKKSPHISPRYPLRQDKDLLDYEVDSDEEWEEEEPGESLSHSEGEDNDEGGENDDDDEDGFFVPHGYLSDGEGALEEEEEGGDPEKQKVHQKLKAREWDELMAKKKVKVLEAVVRGCVWEGEGPPLELFQQFAVCLVEPLPKPEPITPEDYAQKLQQKLQEDEQLLSQLLPLLHGNVNSNKVIITEFQEFCRQKLTSTISSPKNSGDIPTRIRLKRLIKGNAMYEKRSAYRRCCWYIHTEVLVRFSQEALPVPCQWNYLTSGAHVSREEASAATGSQGNSPTTQQTSTTPSSSNKTPSSSNKRKSAGSMSITKFMKKAANPEQAHEMDGFQADTEEDEDEADCVIIRTQKGSTRKDTSPTENESTEKMEVTPSDTTALAHSHPGHRLRTAP
- the LOC106584399 gene encoding chromatin assembly factor 1 subunit A isoform X1; translation: MVLLYCHCFPLKDIESEGKSRMVMLATEDPSVDGHLASTPRRRGMDGKVKPSNTNKKLVQARLPFKRLNPEPKETSEPKITRALPCPEPGLSDGENESESSPLPMRHGPALVNGRGPLDGFMSHSSQTSPDKIIVVVLTEDFNSTDPLKQQPVTPISASCPPTKNNHQSKTLSAVTATKTDHTAKTGPLDCKVGDEQDGEEEQEGEDTASISQLDTTQGSDIEEEEEEESVNPDMSSHGNGSMLSPSSTSSLSAAESSPEAAKTENNPTVAEPHSTPKIEQKTVKRRSIKSLQEQEERLHQRQERERQREEAKAVKEKKKEEARKLKEERERERKEKREKEEREKRERKEKEEKEKAEKLRAKEEHRKSKQEAKLEDKRKKEEEKRLKEEKDRLKAEKAEITRFLQKPKTPQQATKTLVSACGKFAPFEIKEHMGLAPLTRVQCEEAVLDELDRYLAKPDGSLHGLRDWTRNEPRRSGPTKPRSTDSMRECIVIVKGPKPDGVPDRQHYGRMKLLQFRENYRPAYWGTWSKKSPHISPRYPLRQDKDLLDYEVDSDEEWEEEEPGESLSHSEGEDNDEGGENDDDDEDGFFVPHGYLSDGEGALEEEEEGGDPEKQKVHQKLKAREWDELMAKKKVKVLEAVVRGCVWEGEGPPLELFQQFAVCLVEPLPKPEPITPEDYAQKLQQKLQEDEQLLSQLLPLLHGNVNSNKVIITEFQEFCRQKLTSTISSPKNSGDIPTRIRLKRLIKGNAMYEKRSAYRRCCWYIHTEVLVRFSQEALPVPCQWNYLTSGAHVSREEASAATGSQGNSPTTQQTSTTPSSSNKTPSSSNKRKSAGSMSITKFMKKAANPEQAHEMDGFQADTEEDEDEADCVIIRTQKGSTRKDTSPTENESTEKMEVTPSDTTALAHSHPGHRLRTAP